The Rufibacter sp. DG15C region ATTGGTATCCTTCCTCACCTAGGTTTATTAGGTTCTATTGTCGCCATTGTGGGGGTAGTGTTCCTGGTGCTTGGATTACTGGAAATGATATAACACAACCACTTCATAAAACAGAAAAGCCCCGCTCTTGAGCGGGGCTTTTCTGTTTTTAGGCTGTTTCTGGTAAAAGAAGCCAAAAACGGTGGTCTATGCAATTGGCTTAGTTGCTATTGTCATACGCGCTGCTCTTCATGCCGGGTGCTCCGCCAGGAGCGGCACCGGGTTCAGTAGAGAGACCCATTTTCTTTTCGCGTTGCTGCTGGTATTTTAAGAACTGCGGTTGCGTCATCTGCTCTTTCAGGGCCATTAGGCGAGTATTGCTGATCTGGTCCATCATGGCTTTCAGCTTTCTGGGGTCGCCTTTCAAGTCTTTTTTAGCTTGTTCCAATTGTTGAATGGCCCGCAGGTTGATTTCCTCAATCTTCACCACCTGGGCACCGGTCAAACCTAAATGTTGGCGCATAGAGCTGGTCATGGCTTTGGCGCGGGCTTCTGGCGTAGTGGCCGGGGCTTGCGCCGAGGCAGTGTAAGAAGCTACCACCAAGGCGGCCAGTAAAAACAGTTTCTTCATAAGGGATAGCGTTTAATAATCTAAAACACAAACGGTCAGGTGTTTGTACAAGGCGCGCAGCCAATCAAATAGTTCCGTTTCTAGACTAGCCAAAGATACAAAAACCAAGCCAATCTGAGAGACTGCCAGTTGCATTCATAGCTTGGTATGGGCTGTGGTTTGTGCTAATTAAGCGTTAACTTTGAAGTCTGTAAAGTGCGCAGAACGCCTGCTTTACCTAGTTTAGAACGATTTGTATTCCCCATGTCAGAAATCCATTTCAAGAAGATTGCGGCAGAGCTGCAAGTGAGTGAGCGCCAGGTACAAGCTACGGTTCAGTTGTTGGATGAGGGCGCTACGGTGCCCTTCGTGGCCCGTTACCGAAAAGAAGTGACCGGCAGTTTGGACGAAGTGGCCATTGCCTCCATCCGGGACCGCATAGAGCAGTTGAGAGAACTGGACAAACGCCGCGAAAGTATTCTCAAGTCACTCAGGGACCAAGAGAAACTCACCCCAGAACTAGAAGCCCAGGTCTTGGCCGCCGACACCATGGCCGTGCTGGAAGATATTTACCTGCCTTACAAACCCAAGCGCCGTACCCGCGCCACCATTGCCCGTGAGAAAGGCCTGGAGCCGCTGGCCCTTACCTTGTTTGAGCAAGCCAACGTAGACGTGGCCGCTGAAGCCGCCGGTTTTGTAAGCGAAGAAAAAGAAGTAAAATCCACCGAGGAAGCCTTAGCCGGTGCCCGTGACATCATTGCCGAATGGGTGAACGAAAACCCAGAGGCCCGCGCCAACATCCGGACCTTGTTCGAGAAGAAAGGCGTGTTCAAGGCGCGCGTAGTGCCGGGTAAAGAGGAGGAAGGCCAGAAGTTCAAGGACTACTTTGAGTGGGAAGAACCCATTGGAAAAGCCCCCAGCCACCGCATCCTGGCCATGCGCCGCGGCGAAAAGGAAATGGTGCTCATGCTGGACGCGCAGCCCGAGGAAGAAGCGGCTATCAACATCCTGGAAGACCAGTTTGTAAAAGGCCATAACGCCGCCGCCGAGCAGGTGAAACTCGCCATACGCGAAAGCTACAAGCGCATGCTACGTTTAAGCATGGAAACCGAAGTGCGTATGTCTTCTAAGAAACGCGCCGACGAGGAAGCCATCCGCGTATTCGCGGATAACTTGCGTCCTATGCTTTTGTCTGCGCCGCTGGGCCAGAAACGCGTGTTGGCCATTGACCCAGGCTTTAGAACCGGTTGTAAAGTAGTGGCCCTGGATGAGCAAGGCAAGCTGTTGCATTATGAGGCCATCTTCCCGCACAACGGCGCCGGACAAGCCACCACGGCCGGGCATCAGGTAATGGCCATGTGCGCCAGATACCAGATTGAAGCCATTGCCATAGGTAACGGAACCGCCAGCCGCGAGACCGAGACCTTCGTGCAGAAACTGGGCTTGCCCAAAGAAATTGCCGTGGTGATGGTAAACGAAAGCGGTGCCTCCATCTACTCGGCCTCAGACGTAGCGCGCGAGGAGTTCCCAGACCAGGACATCACCGTGCGCGGGGCCGTTTCCATCGGTCGCCGTTTAATGGACCCCTTGGCGGAATTAGTAAAACTAGACCCAAAATCCATTGGCGTAGGGCAGTACCAGCATGATGTAGACCAGAACGCCTTAAAGCACAGCCTGGATGACGTGGTGATGAGCTGCGTGAACGCCGTGGGCGTGGAAGTAAACACCGCCAGCAAGCAACTCTTAACCTACGTGTCAGGCTTAGGACCGCAGTTGGCCCAGAACATTGTAGACTACCGCAACCAGAATGGACCCTTCAAAACCCGCAATGAATTGCGTAAAGTAGCCCGCCTGGGAGACAAAGCCTTTGAACAGGCGGCCGGGTTCCTGCGCATACGGGGTGGTAAGCATCCATTGGACGGCAGTGCCGTGCACCCAGAGCGTTACGCCTTGGTAGAGCAAATGGCCAAGGACCTAGGTGCTACTGTGGAGGACTTGTTGAAGAACGCAGAACTTCGCAAGCAGATTGACCTCAAGAAATACGTTTCTGAGACCGTTGGTCTGCCTACTCTCCAAGACATCTTAAGTGAGCTGGCCAAACCTGGCCGTGACCCGCGCGAAAGCTATGAGGCCTTTAGCTTCACCGAAGGCGTAAACGAGATGAAGGATCTGCGCCAGGGCATGAAGCTACCGGGCATCATCACCAACATCACCGCGTTTGGGGCGTTCGTGGACATTGGGGTGCACCAGGACGGATTAGTACACGTAAGCCACCTGTCAGACCGCTTCGTGAGCAACCCGCACGAGGTTGTGAAAGTGGGTCAGCGCGTGGAAGTGACGGTGCTAGAGGTGGAGGTGAGCCGCAAGCGCATAGCCCTTTCCATGAAAGGTGACCCGCAAGCCGCCAGACCTACTGGAGGAGCCGGAAAACCGAGAGCCGCCGCGCGCAAAGAAGAGCCCGCAGAAGAAGAGGACATGGCCACTAAACTGAGCAAGCTCAAAAACATGTTTAGATAATTTTGAAAAGCCCCGCCTATAAAGCGGGGCTTTCTTGTGCAAGTTGCGGCAGAATGTTATACTTGTAAACAGAGTTCAATTAGTTTATTGATTCCTTACAAAACTATAAACCTGCAATTAGGTATTAGGGGGTGAGGAAATCCGTTTTGCCTACTCTGGCAGAAACTGAATGACGCTTGAAGTCCAAATGGAAGAACCACTAGCCACGTATACCATAGATACCAATGATGCCCGCAGAAGCCTGACGCTTCATTGGCGTGGTTTTGTTTCTAGTGAAGTGTACCATGAAGGCATGCTAGAGGCCCTTAAAACCTCCAGACAGGCAGGTCATCTTTTCTGGATTCTGGACACCAAAGACATGAAGGTCATCCGGCAGGCAGATCAGGAATGGACCGTGGCTACCTGGTTTCCGCAGTTCCAGTTGCTGGGGGTGCGTAAATTTGCCATTGTGGTGTCAGATGACATCTTTAACCAGATGGCCATCAGTAGCATGATTGCCAAGATACGGCCCCACATCCAAGCCACGGTAGAGTATTTCCAGACCATGTCCGAAGCCCTCAACTGGGTGCAGGAGTCTAAAGGATTGTCCTCTGATTCTAGTCTGTTTTCTGGGAAATAGGCCAAAACGAAATTTCATTCCATGAACATCCGAAAGAAAGTAAAAGCGATTCTCCCTCTGGAAGGCGGCCGGTTTGTGGCCCTGGGCGTGTTTGTAAAAGCCGCCGAGGACGCCCGTTGGTCAGAACCCGAAATCCAGACCGTCATAGATGAGGTGGTGGAGGCCAATGAGACCGAAGCCCTGGCCATTCTGCAATCCTACACCGAACAATAACCGCCAGTCCCCATGCCTCTGAATCCTAAGCTGGAAGCCAAACTGAGCAAGGCCTTGGAGCCGAACGCCACACTTCAGGACAGTTTTTCTGGCAAGGATTTGACCATCATCACTGACGCCAACGGTCACGCCAAAACCCTTTTCATTGGAAAGCGCAACGTAGACGGCAGCATCCAAGGCGAACGCTATGTGCGGAGACTGATTCTAGAGGCAGACGGCCTCACCGTCAAAAACAGTCACTGGGAAGCCAAGGGCAAAGTCTCCCGTTCTTGATTGATTTCATTTTTGGCCTTTTTTCTAGAAAGGAAGCCAAAAACGATGTCATCTCCTTTCTTATTTTCTCTTCATCTTAAAATTCCCAACTCTTTCCAGGTTCTGGCACGTACTTGCACAGAAACCTGTGCGCCTATGAAAATCCTGGTCATTGAAGACGAGCCAGACATGCTGGAAAATATGGTCCGTTCTCTGGAACAGGAACTCTACGTGGTGGAGACCGCCCAAACCTATGACCAGGCGCTGGAGAAGATTGGTGTTTATGCTTACGACTGCATTTTGCTGGACATCATGCTCCCCGGTGGCAGCGGCCTGGACCTGCTGGAAGAGCTCAAAAAACAGCAAAAGACAGACAGCGTCATCATCGTCTCGGCTAAGAACTCCATTGAAGACAAGGTGCAGGGTCTGGAACTGGGCGCCGATGATTACCTGCCCAAGCCTTTCCATCTGGCAGAACTGCATGCGCGCGTTAAATCTGTGCTCAGGAGAAGGAAGTTTGAAGGCCAGAACCAGCAACAACTGGAGAACCTGCAGATTGACCTAGACAAGCACCAAATTTGGGTAGACGGGCAGGAGCTAACTCTCAACAGGAAAGAGTATGACATCCTGCTGTACCTGGTTACCAACAAAGACCGGCTGGTGAGCAAAACTGCCCTAGCGGAGCACGTCTGGGGCGACAGCATTGACCAAGCCGACAACTATGAGTTCATCTACTCCCAAATCAAGAACCTGCGCAAGAAATTGAAGGACGCCCGCGCTCAGGTAGAGGTGCAGGCCATCTACGGCATAGGCTATAAACTGGTCATGTCATGAAGCTGCTCAACCATGTAACGGCCTATTTCGCTGCTATTCTGTTAGTGGTATTAACGGCGTGGGCCGGTATTTTCTACTACAACATGCTAGACGAAATCTATGACAGCATAGACGACGGCCTGGAGAACCAGAAAATCCTGGTCATGCAAAAAGCACGGCAGGACAGTACCGTTTTGCAGCAGACAGACTTTGAGGAAGGCTATTACAAAATCAGGCCTGTGACGGCAGCCTGGGCCCAGCAACACAAAGACCTGTACCAGGACACGCTCATGTACATGCAGAATGAGAAGGACTATGAGCCGGTAAGGTTGTTGACTACGGTGTTCGGGCAAGGCGGACGGTACTATGAGATGCGGCTCATCACCTCCATGGTAGAGGAAGATGACCTCATTGAGGACCTGCTGTATTCCCTGTTGTGGCTGTACCTGGGTTTGCTGGCCACCTTGCTTTTACTCAACAACATCCTGCTCAAGCGTATCTGGAAACCATTTTATACCCTGTTGGCGCGCATTAAAAAATTTAGGTTGGATGGTTCACAGCCCTTTACTTCGCCTAAATCTAACATTGAAGAGTTTGCCTTGCTGGGCCAGACCGTGGAGAAGCTGTTGCAGAAGAACCTGACCGTGTACCAAAGCCAGAAAAGCTTTATTGAAAACGCCTCGCATGAGTTGCAGACGCCCTTGGCCATCTCCCTGAACAAACTGGAGTTGCTCGCTGAGAGCCCCAATCTTCAGGAAAGGGAACTAGAGCAGATTGGCGGCATCCTCCAGAACCTGGAGCGCCTCACCCGCCTGAACAAATCCTTGCTCCTGCTTTCCAAGATTGAAAACCGACAGTTTGCTGAAGAAGGGGAAGTAAACCTGAAGGAAACGGTGCAGAGCGTGCTGCAAGATTTTGAGGACCAACTTGAATACAAGTACCTATCAGTAGAAGAGGAACTGGAGGACTGTCCAGTCACCATGAACCCAGACTTGGCCAATATGCTGGTCGTAAACCTGGTGAAGAATGCGCTGGTGCACAATGTGCCGGGCGGCTTTGTCCATGTAAGGCTCACCGCCACTTCTCTGACTATGGAGAACTCTGGCCCGGACGCTGCGCTGGACCCAGACCAGCTGTTCCTGCGGTTTTACAAAGGCAGTACCGCCAATACGTCTACCGGACTGGGACTGGCCGTTGTCAAAGCCATCTGCGACCTGTATGGGTTTACCGTACGCTATCAATTCGAGCAAAAGCACATGCTGCACATCTCCTTTAAATAAGAATAGGTTGAATCCGTTTTTAGGCTGTTTTCCTGAAATCAGCCCGAAAACGGTTTCGTCATTCATCTGCTTTCTCTGCTCATCCCATTACCGTCAGAAAGAAAAAATTATATGTTTTTTCTGAATTTGGGGTGAAATTCCCAATTGTTTCCTGTTTTGCCCCTGATCTTTGAGTCATTATCATGTTTCATTAAAGCAAAATGACTATGAAAGCTCTTTGGATATCTATGTTGGCGGCCGGTACACTCTTAACAGGCTGTAGCCAGAAAATAAGCATGGGCAATATGCCCTCGGTGGTTCAAAACGGCCTGAAAACCCAGTTTCCCAACGCAGCAAACCTGGAATGGGAAAAGAGTGGTAATTTGTTTGAAGCCGAGTTTGACGTAAACCAACAGGAGTACGCCGCCCTGGTGGACGCTACCGGTAAGGTGATGGCCGTAAAGCAGGAGATTGACGCGAGCCAGTTGCCTGCGCCCATCACCCAACAAATCCAGACCAGCCACCAGGAGTATACCCTAGATGACGCTGAAAAGGTGGAACGCAATGGCCAGGTTTTCTATCAAGTGGAGTTGCAGAAACCCATGAGCGAACTCAAGCAAGTTTACACCGCCCAGGGAGCCACCAGCCCTGAGACGTTCTGGGACTAAGTAAGAAACTGAGTTTTCGTTTTTGGCTTGTTTCAAAGGAAAGAAGCCAAAAACGGAAGCCTTAACTTTATAAATGAGAGTAGAACTTGGCTCACATATTGGGCCGATTTTCAAATCCACCGTTAAACTAAAAAGCTATGAAAACTATAAAAGGAATGTTGTTGGGAGTAGTGCTGAGCACTTCCTTGTTTGGCTGTGACGCCTTGCAGGCAGACGCCAGAGGCAATGACAACGGTAAAAAAGGAAAGAAGGGCGCGGTAGAGGCAGCATCGCCGGCAGTAGCCATCGCCCAGAAATGGGACGTGCCCGAGATTCTCCGCGAAGTGTCCGGGATTGTGTATCTGGGCAATAACCAGTTTGCCTGCGTGCAGGATGAGGCCGGCGTAATTTTCTTGTACAACACCCAAACCGGGACCATTGACCGCCAGATTACCTTTGCCGCAGCGGGCGACTACGAGGGCATTGCCCTAGTGGGCAACAACGCCTACGTGGTGCGCAGTGACGGGCAGTTGTTTGAGGTGACCAACATCCATACCTCGCAAAACCAGGTCACTGAGTTTCCTAGTGTATTGACCTCAGAGCACAACGTAGAAGGGTTAGGGTATGACCAGAAAAATAACCGCTTGCTGCTGGCCATTAAAGGACAGGAAGCCAACAGCGCCACCTACAAAGGCGTGTATGCTTTTGACTTAAGTTCTAAGAAACTGTCCAAGGACCCGGTGTTTAAGCTGGACTTGAAAGACCCGCTGCTGTTCCAGAAAAAGCAGAAGAGCTTGAGCAAAGTGTGGCAGCCCTCAGAGATTGCCATCCACCCGGTGAGCGGTGATATTTACCTCACAGAGGCGTCCAATCCGCAGTTGTTCATTCTGCACCAGGACGGTAAAATCAAGAACCGCTTTGCCTTAAGCAAGTCTGAGTTCTACAAGCCAGAAGGGATTGCCTTCAGTCCGTCGGGGGACTTGTACATCTCCAATGAAGGGAAAAACGATGCCGGTAACATTTTGAAAGTGACGTTGAAAGACGTGCGATAAATTAAAACTAAACCCTAGTTTTAAGCGGGGAACGTTTTTGGCCTGTTTTCTAGAAAGCAGACCAAAAACGCTCCCTTTTTTTGTGCGGTATTGGGATTGTTAGGAAATGAGAACGGCATATCCTTCTTCCTCTATCTCGGGGCTGGGTCCAAGTCGGAAAGTCCATTCACGGTATTCTTTCAGGAAATAGTACGCATTTATTTAGGCCATTGGCTTTACTTATTAAGGAAATACTATATTTTTAAGGAGTCTTGTAAACCGTTAAACCCTTAAGCGGTTGTAACATAACCGGCCCAGGGCAGAGCAGTTATCTCATTAGCAATAGAATTCACCTTATTAAGCAGATAGAATACTATGGAATATGAAGTGAAAAAAGCCGAAGGCAAGCTAGGCATCCTCATCCCGGGCTTGGGCGCCGTTGCCACCACCTTGATTGCCGGGGTAGAGGCCGTGAAAAAAGGCATCTCTCAACCCATTGGGTCGCTCACGCAGATGGGCAGAATACGGTTGGGCAAACGCACCGAAGGCCGTCATCCCCTCATCAAGGACTTTGTGCCCTTGGCCAACCTAGAAGACATCGTGTTTGGGGGCTGGGACGTGTACGCCGACAACGTGTTTGAAGCCGCGGTGAACGCCAAGGTGCTGGAGCCCATGTTGCTGCTCGCCGTAAAACCAGAGTTGGAGGCCCTTAAGCCCATGAAAGCGGTCTTTGACAAGTCTTACGCCAAAAACCTGGACGGCACGCACGTCAAAGAGGGCGCCAACAAGATGGAGCTGGCAGAGGCCTTGATGGAGGACATCCGCAGCTTTAAAGAAGACAACGGCTGTGACCGTTTGGTGATGGTGTGGTGCGGCTCTACAGAGAAATACATTGAGCAGAGTGCTTCGCATGAGACCATTGAGGCATTTGAAGAAGGGCTGTTGAACAACGATCCCAACATTGCGCCCAGCATGATTTACGCCTACGCGGCCATTAAAATGGGTGTGCCTTTCGCCAATGGCGCTCCTAATCTGTCTTGTGACATTCCAGCGTTGGTAGACTATTCCAAAGAGCAAGAGGTGCCTATCTCGGGTAAGGACTTCAAAACCGGTCAGACCTTGATGAAAACCATCCTGGCGCCGGGTCTGCACGCCAGAGCCTTGGGCGTGAGGGGCTGGTTCTCCTCTAACATTCTGGGCAACCGCGATGGCTATGTGCTGGATGACCCAGACAACTTCAAAACCAAGGAAGTCTCCAAACTGAGC contains the following coding sequences:
- a CDS encoding SdiA-regulated domain-containing protein; translated protein: MKTIKGMLLGVVLSTSLFGCDALQADARGNDNGKKGKKGAVEAASPAVAIAQKWDVPEILREVSGIVYLGNNQFACVQDEAGVIFLYNTQTGTIDRQITFAAAGDYEGIALVGNNAYVVRSDGQLFEVTNIHTSQNQVTEFPSVLTSEHNVEGLGYDQKNNRLLLAIKGQEANSATYKGVYAFDLSSKKLSKDPVFKLDLKDPLLFQKKQKSLSKVWQPSEIAIHPVSGDIYLTEASNPQLFILHQDGKIKNRFALSKSEFYKPEGIAFSPSGDLYISNEGKNDAGNILKVTLKDVR
- a CDS encoding STAS/SEC14 domain-containing protein, with protein sequence MTLEVQMEEPLATYTIDTNDARRSLTLHWRGFVSSEVYHEGMLEALKTSRQAGHLFWILDTKDMKVIRQADQEWTVATWFPQFQLLGVRKFAIVVSDDIFNQMAISSMIAKIRPHIQATVEYFQTMSEALNWVQESKGLSSDSSLFSGK
- a CDS encoding HAMP domain-containing sensor histidine kinase, with amino-acid sequence MKLLNHVTAYFAAILLVVLTAWAGIFYYNMLDEIYDSIDDGLENQKILVMQKARQDSTVLQQTDFEEGYYKIRPVTAAWAQQHKDLYQDTLMYMQNEKDYEPVRLLTTVFGQGGRYYEMRLITSMVEEDDLIEDLLYSLLWLYLGLLATLLLLNNILLKRIWKPFYTLLARIKKFRLDGSQPFTSPKSNIEEFALLGQTVEKLLQKNLTVYQSQKSFIENASHELQTPLAISLNKLELLAESPNLQERELEQIGGILQNLERLTRLNKSLLLLSKIENRQFAEEGEVNLKETVQSVLQDFEDQLEYKYLSVEEELEDCPVTMNPDLANMLVVNLVKNALVHNVPGGFVHVRLTATSLTMENSGPDAALDPDQLFLRFYKGSTANTSTGLGLAVVKAICDLYGFTVRYQFEQKHMLHISFK
- a CDS encoding inositol-3-phosphate synthase, whose protein sequence is MEYEVKKAEGKLGILIPGLGAVATTLIAGVEAVKKGISQPIGSLTQMGRIRLGKRTEGRHPLIKDFVPLANLEDIVFGGWDVYADNVFEAAVNAKVLEPMLLLAVKPELEALKPMKAVFDKSYAKNLDGTHVKEGANKMELAEALMEDIRSFKEDNGCDRLVMVWCGSTEKYIEQSASHETIEAFEEGLLNNDPNIAPSMIYAYAAIKMGVPFANGAPNLSCDIPALVDYSKEQEVPISGKDFKTGQTLMKTILAPGLHARALGVRGWFSSNILGNRDGYVLDDPDNFKTKEVSKLSVLDEIFRPESNPELYGDMYHKVRINYYPPHGDNKESWDNIDIFGWLGYQMQIKINFLCRDSILAAPLVLDLALFSDLAQRANMSGIQEWLSFYYKSPQTAEGLAPEHDIFKQLMKLQNTLRHMMGEDLITHLGLDYYQDLVESL
- a CDS encoding Tex family protein codes for the protein MSEIHFKKIAAELQVSERQVQATVQLLDEGATVPFVARYRKEVTGSLDEVAIASIRDRIEQLRELDKRRESILKSLRDQEKLTPELEAQVLAADTMAVLEDIYLPYKPKRRTRATIAREKGLEPLALTLFEQANVDVAAEAAGFVSEEKEVKSTEEALAGARDIIAEWVNENPEARANIRTLFEKKGVFKARVVPGKEEEGQKFKDYFEWEEPIGKAPSHRILAMRRGEKEMVLMLDAQPEEEAAINILEDQFVKGHNAAAEQVKLAIRESYKRMLRLSMETEVRMSSKKRADEEAIRVFADNLRPMLLSAPLGQKRVLAIDPGFRTGCKVVALDEQGKLLHYEAIFPHNGAGQATTAGHQVMAMCARYQIEAIAIGNGTASRETETFVQKLGLPKEIAVVMVNESGASIYSASDVAREEFPDQDITVRGAVSIGRRLMDPLAELVKLDPKSIGVGQYQHDVDQNALKHSLDDVVMSCVNAVGVEVNTASKQLLTYVSGLGPQLAQNIVDYRNQNGPFKTRNELRKVARLGDKAFEQAAGFLRIRGGKHPLDGSAVHPERYALVEQMAKDLGATVEDLLKNAELRKQIDLKKYVSETVGLPTLQDILSELAKPGRDPRESYEAFSFTEGVNEMKDLRQGMKLPGIITNITAFGAFVDIGVHQDGLVHVSHLSDRFVSNPHEVVKVGQRVEVTVLEVEVSRKRIALSMKGDPQAARPTGGAGKPRAAARKEEPAEEEDMATKLSKLKNMFR
- a CDS encoding PepSY-like domain-containing protein gives rise to the protein MKALWISMLAAGTLLTGCSQKISMGNMPSVVQNGLKTQFPNAANLEWEKSGNLFEAEFDVNQQEYAALVDATGKVMAVKQEIDASQLPAPITQQIQTSHQEYTLDDAEKVERNGQVFYQVELQKPMSELKQVYTAQGATSPETFWD
- a CDS encoding response regulator transcription factor, giving the protein MKILVIEDEPDMLENMVRSLEQELYVVETAQTYDQALEKIGVYAYDCILLDIMLPGGSGLDLLEELKKQQKTDSVIIVSAKNSIEDKVQGLELGADDYLPKPFHLAELHARVKSVLRRRKFEGQNQQQLENLQIDLDKHQIWVDGQELTLNRKEYDILLYLVTNKDRLVSKTALAEHVWGDSIDQADNYEFIYSQIKNLRKKLKDARAQVEVQAIYGIGYKLVMS